In a genomic window of Streptomyces koelreuteriae:
- a CDS encoding TVP38/TMEM64 family protein: MLDATTRSGGTATASPRASTAELAVAASPATTASPAAPTRFAARCTRVLLSPWSRLSLLVTLLAAAGCAVLLFEPQRLLTEGWPPQLGGAAAAVVFAVAYGVCTVAFVPRPLLNLAAGALFGSQLGTGTALAGTVLGAGIAFCLGRALGQDALRPLLRGRWLKAADGQLSRHGFRSMLAIRLFPGVPFWASNYCASFSRMGLLPFLLATGLGSIPNTAAYAVAGARASTPTSPAFLIALACIAVPALAGVVLAWRKRHQLRRL, from the coding sequence ATGCTCGATGCCACCACCCGCTCTGGGGGCACCGCCACGGCCTCTCCCCGGGCCAGCACCGCGGAGCTCGCCGTCGCCGCTTCCCCGGCAACGACCGCCTCGCCCGCCGCACCGACCCGTTTCGCCGCTCGCTGCACGAGAGTGCTGCTCTCCCCGTGGTCGCGGCTGTCCCTGCTCGTCACCCTGCTCGCCGCGGCCGGCTGCGCGGTGCTGCTGTTCGAGCCGCAGCGGCTGCTGACGGAGGGCTGGCCGCCCCAGCTCGGCGGAGCCGCGGCGGCGGTGGTGTTCGCGGTGGCGTACGGCGTGTGCACCGTGGCGTTCGTGCCGAGGCCGCTGCTGAACCTCGCGGCGGGTGCGCTGTTCGGTTCCCAGCTCGGCACCGGCACAGCCCTGGCGGGCACGGTGCTGGGCGCCGGCATCGCCTTCTGCCTGGGCCGGGCGCTGGGCCAGGACGCCCTGCGGCCGCTGCTGCGCGGACGCTGGCTGAAGGCCGCGGACGGCCAGCTGAGCCGGCACGGTTTCCGCTCGATGCTGGCGATCCGGCTGTTCCCCGGTGTGCCGTTCTGGGCCTCGAACTACTGCGCCTCCTTCTCCCGTATGGGCCTGCTCCCGTTCCTGCTGGCGACGGGCCTCGGCTCGATCCCGAACACCGCCGCCTACGCCGTCGCGGGCGCCCGCGCCTCCACTCCGACCTCCCCCGCCTTCCTGATCGCCCTGGCATGCATCGCCGTACCCGCGCTCGCGGGCGTGGTGCTGGCCTGGCGCAAGCGACACCAGCTGCGCCGCCTCTGA